One part of the uncultured Bacteroides sp. genome encodes these proteins:
- a CDS encoding SusC/RagA family TonB-linked outer membrane protein encodes MKNKSNGYVCIKPLCIVLFLVCFGLKAQASQKTDLFSDSFNVNLSLNNVTLKNVIDLLSKQTDVVFSYDKSLETRAVNEVAVNAKNESLNVILDKILKGSGIKYEIKDHVVLLYDSKTSKSTGTAKSNATQQKVRKVSGIVKDKNGESIIGASVKVKGEKVGTVTGMDGDFSLSVPGNATLVISYIGYVAQEVSIAGKENITVTLVEDVHSLNEVVVTAMGIKRQKRSIGYSTTEVGGDQLTASRDLNLGNALSGKISGVSVAGNATGLGGSSRVIIRGNASLAGNNQPLYVIDGVPFNNSNQGNAGTWGGMDMGDGLSNINPDDIANVQVLKGAAASALYGYRGGNGAILITTKSGKKDQDGVGLEFNNNLTFNSIYDYRDFQKTYGQGTQGIKPADQTSAYQTYNSSWGAKLDGSNFVNRNGETARYGYIDNWKNFYRTGVDETASLAISGKNDKVTYRFGLSNTFSQANLPNAGLNQQGINMNTIYDISKKLHLTINANYVFEHVNGRSNLSDGNGNTNATLLYLANGYDVRWLKGNKGASTDGSELQPGNNVYFNNPYWLQYRKTNESDKNRLTGAATLRYDITDWLYAQGQVSRDGYILSFKQVQPDGAAADPNGYIQEYESNFSEMNLNYLIGLNKKFSDFSVNATVGGNRQRDITKQYGTNGGIRPFIISGLYSTSNVNSSTRTFAKDYTEYQVNSVYGTADFGYKDWLFLNFTGRNDWFSTLDPNNNHYFYPSVSLSWMLSDCFKLPEWVTTAKVRASLASASNGTSPYQTKLTYALNDFNVQGQSMGYINNSAVPNAFLKPVKISEKEIGANASFFKNRLGFDFAVYEKNTKDDIVPVSTSQTSGFSSAYRNIGEIRNRGLELMVFGVPVSTNDFTWNTSLNLAYNNSKVLYLGEGVESITIDGAQSRSGQASIRNIVGDSYGQIVGYKYKTDAKGNKVYNPDGLPVRSDDVEVLGDGVYKWTGGFHNDFTYKNFTLSFLLDFKLGAKLFSGTNYSLYSTGLHKNTLEGRVGGVSVSGVDLSGNSFSKSGIDAQTYWKWIADQNITEEFVYDASFLKLRELSFGYNFSKSFLASKVPFIKGMSVSLVGRNLWTIVKHTPNIDPESAYNNSNGQGLELNGYPATRNVGFNLNVKF; translated from the coding sequence ATGAAAAACAAATCTAATGGCTATGTATGCATAAAGCCTTTATGTATTGTGCTTTTTTTAGTATGTTTTGGCTTAAAAGCACAAGCATCTCAAAAAACCGATTTATTTAGTGATAGTTTCAATGTAAACCTTTCATTAAATAATGTTACTCTGAAAAATGTTATCGATTTACTGTCTAAACAGACAGATGTAGTTTTCTCTTATGATAAATCTTTGGAAACAAGGGCTGTCAATGAAGTTGCTGTTAATGCAAAAAATGAAAGTCTTAATGTTATATTAGACAAAATCTTAAAAGGTAGTGGCATTAAATATGAGATTAAAGATCATGTAGTTCTTTTGTATGACTCAAAAACATCTAAATCTACAGGGACTGCCAAATCAAATGCTACTCAACAAAAAGTAAGAAAGGTTTCAGGAATTGTAAAAGACAAAAATGGTGAATCCATCATTGGAGCTAGTGTTAAGGTAAAAGGAGAAAAAGTAGGGACAGTTACAGGAATGGATGGTGATTTTTCATTGTCTGTTCCTGGTAATGCTACTCTTGTTATTAGTTACATAGGTTATGTAGCACAAGAAGTTTCTATTGCTGGAAAAGAAAACATTACTGTAACATTGGTTGAAGACGTTCATTCTTTGAATGAAGTTGTTGTAACTGCCATGGGTATTAAGAGGCAAAAGCGCTCAATTGGTTATTCAACTACCGAAGTTGGTGGTGATCAATTGACTGCATCTCGTGATTTGAATTTAGGTAATGCTTTAAGCGGTAAAATATCAGGTGTTAGTGTTGCTGGTAATGCTACAGGTTTAGGAGGCTCAAGCCGTGTTATTATTCGTGGTAATGCATCTTTGGCAGGAAACAATCAGCCTTTGTATGTTATTGATGGCGTGCCTTTCAATAATTCTAATCAGGGTAATGCAGGAACCTGGGGTGGTATGGATATGGGTGACGGTTTGTCAAACATCAACCCTGATGATATTGCAAATGTTCAGGTTTTAAAAGGTGCTGCAGCGTCTGCCCTTTATGGATACCGTGGCGGTAACGGTGCTATCTTGATTACTACAAAATCAGGTAAAAAAGATCAGGATGGTGTTGGTCTTGAATTTAATAATAACCTGACATTTAACTCTATTTACGATTACCGTGATTTCCAAAAGACTTATGGTCAGGGAACTCAAGGAATTAAACCTGCTGATCAGACTTCTGCTTATCAAACTTATAATTCAAGCTGGGGTGCTAAATTAGATGGTAGTAATTTCGTAAACCGTAATGGTGAAACTGCACGTTATGGTTATATTGATAACTGGAAAAATTTCTATCGTACAGGTGTTGATGAAACTGCATCATTAGCAATCAGCGGGAAGAACGATAAAGTAACTTATCGTTTTGGCTTGTCAAACACATTCTCTCAGGCTAACTTACCTAATGCAGGTTTAAACCAGCAAGGTATCAACATGAACACAATATATGATATATCCAAGAAACTGCACTTAACCATTAATGCTAATTACGTTTTTGAACATGTTAATGGTAGATCAAACTTGTCTGATGGAAATGGTAACACAAATGCTACCTTATTATATCTTGCAAATGGTTATGATGTAAGATGGTTAAAAGGAAATAAAGGTGCTTCTACTGATGGCTCAGAATTACAGCCTGGTAACAATGTTTATTTCAATAACCCTTACTGGTTGCAGTACAGAAAAACAAATGAGTCTGACAAGAATCGTTTAACAGGAGCGGCAACTCTTCGTTATGATATTACCGATTGGTTATATGCTCAGGGCCAGGTTTCAAGAGATGGTTATATTCTTTCTTTCAAACAAGTTCAACCTGATGGTGCTGCTGCCGACCCAAATGGTTATATTCAGGAATATGAATCGAACTTCTCTGAAATGAACTTGAACTATTTAATTGGTTTAAACAAAAAATTCAGTGATTTCTCAGTAAATGCAACTGTTGGTGGAAACAGACAACGTGATATTACTAAGCAATATGGTACAAATGGTGGTATTCGTCCTTTCATTATCAGTGGTCTTTATTCAACTTCTAATGTAAATTCATCGACACGTACATTTGCTAAAGATTATACTGAATATCAGGTAAATTCAGTATATGGTACTGCCGATTTTGGTTATAAGGATTGGTTATTCCTTAATTTTACAGGACGCAACGACTGGTTCTCTACTTTGGATCCTAATAATAACCATTATTTCTATCCTTCTGTAAGTTTAAGCTGGATGTTAAGTGATTGTTTTAAATTACCAGAATGGGTTACTACAGCTAAAGTTAGAGCTTCTTTGGCATCCGCATCTAATGGAACATCTCCTTATCAGACTAAGTTGACTTATGCTTTGAATGATTTTAATGTTCAAGGTCAATCAATGGGTTATATTAACAACTCTGCTGTACCTAATGCTTTTTTGAAACCAGTTAAAATCAGCGAAAAAGAAATTGGTGCAAATGCTTCTTTCTTTAAAAATCGTTTAGGTTTTGATTTTGCTGTTTATGAAAAAAACACAAAAGACGACATTGTTCCTGTTTCAACTAGTCAAACTTCCGGTTTTAGTTCTGCATATCGTAATATTGGTGAAATCCGTAACAGAGGTCTTGAACTTATGGTGTTTGGCGTTCCTGTTAGCACAAATGATTTTACATGGAATACTTCTTTGAATCTTGCATATAATAATAGTAAAGTTCTTTATCTAGGAGAAGGTGTTGAATCGATTACTATTGATGGAGCACAATCTCGTAGCGGTCAGGCTTCTATTCGTAATATTGTAGGTGATTCTTATGGTCAGATTGTTGGTTATAAATACAAAACTGATGCTAAGGGCAACAAAGTATACAATCCAGATGGACTTCCTGTAAGATCAGACGATGTTGAAGTATTAGGTGACGGTGTTTACAAATGGACAGGTGGTTTCCACAATGATTTCACTTACAAGAATTTTACTTTGTCATTCTTGCTTGATTTCAAATTAGGTGCTAAGCTGTTCTCTGGTACTAACTATAGTTTATATAGTACAGGATTACACAAAAATACATTGGAAGGTCGCGTAGGTGGTGTTTCTGTTAGTGGAGTTGATCTAAGCGGAAATAGCTTCTCAAAATCAGGTATTGATGCTCAGACCTACTGGAAATGGATTGCCGACCAGAATATTACAGAGGAATTTGTATATGATGCTAGTTTCTTGAAACTAAGAGAACTTTCTTTTGGATATAATTTCTCTAAATCTTTCTTAGCAAGCAAAGTGCCGTTTATTAAAGGTATGAGTGTTTCTTTAGTTGGACGTAATTTATGGACTATAGTAAAACATACTCCTAACATTGATCCTGAATCTGCTTATAATAATTCTAACGGACAAGGTCTTGAACTAAACGGATATCCTGCAACTAGAAATGTAGGTTTCAATTTGAACGTTAAATTCTAA
- a CDS encoding FecR domain-containing protein, protein MNEQVIYKYLTGQATTEDEKELLGWLEASSENKRLFFDIEAILRSKHNFTEQNQTLEFYNSLVRMNNRIDQGEAKKRTVKSQKPKKLVYWWGSVAASILVTVMVFSHYINKNSSVTYSYANFLPDSVKQVTLKDGSVVWLNTNAVISYSDEYMEKERHVKLKGLAFFEVEKDPLHPFIVETEAFRVKVLGTAFSVNSDYSKDRSEAVLLRGSIQLEDNVGENLATLRPGQQAIYSDKQKTVEINEIDASLYSLWRFHLVALPNVSISDIINNIEQKYKVKILIDSEDLKQRKYNFYYKDTYSLDEVLEQLFHLTGQRAKVSH, encoded by the coding sequence ATGAACGAACAAGTAATATACAAATATTTAACAGGACAAGCAACTACAGAAGACGAAAAAGAGTTGTTAGGTTGGCTGGAAGCTTCATCGGAAAACAAGCGATTGTTTTTTGATATAGAGGCTATATTGAGATCAAAGCATAATTTCACTGAGCAAAATCAAACTTTAGAATTTTACAATTCTTTAGTTAGAATGAATAATCGCATTGATCAGGGCGAAGCTAAAAAAAGAACTGTTAAAAGTCAAAAGCCAAAGAAACTTGTATATTGGTGGGGAAGTGTTGCTGCTTCAATTTTAGTGACTGTTATGGTATTTTCTCATTATATCAATAAAAACTCGTCTGTAACCTATTCTTATGCTAACTTTTTACCCGATTCTGTTAAACAGGTGACATTAAAGGATGGATCTGTTGTTTGGCTGAATACAAATGCCGTAATAAGTTACTCAGATGAGTATATGGAAAAAGAAAGGCATGTGAAATTAAAAGGACTAGCCTTTTTTGAAGTTGAAAAGGATCCGTTACATCCTTTTATTGTCGAAACAGAAGCTTTTCGGGTTAAAGTATTGGGGACGGCTTTCAGTGTCAATTCTGATTATTCTAAGGACAGAAGCGAAGCTGTTTTGTTGAGAGGGTCTATTCAATTGGAAGATAATGTAGGTGAGAACCTCGCTACACTTCGCCCTGGACAACAGGCAATATATTCGGATAAACAAAAAACAGTAGAAATAAACGAAATTGATGCCAGTTTGTATTCTTTATGGCGCTTTCACTTAGTAGCGTTACCTAATGTCTCAATTTCTGATATTATCAATAATATTGAGCAAAAATATAAAGTAAAGATTCTTATAGATTCAGAGGATCTGAAACAGCGAAAATATAATTTCTATTATAAGGATACATATAGCCTTGATGAAGTTCTTGAACAGCTATTCCACCTTACTGGTCAAAGGGCAAAAGTCTCTCACTAA
- a CDS encoding alpha/beta hydrolase: MKHKKYFITLLLSIVCSYYVSAQNATSYLSEYNIPYKSQNKDVYEQSRCKLDIYYPKNVKNFPSIVWFHGGGLEGGEKSFPKELLDKGVAIIAVNYRLSPKATNPAYTDDAAAAVAWTFNHIQQYGGNTKQIFVSGHSAGGYLTLMLGLDKSYLAKYNIDADSVSAYFPISGQTTTHYTIRKERGLPLDLPIIDTYSPSNHARKDASPLVLITGDRDLEMSARYEENAHLAAVLKALGNMHTELYELKGFDHGTVIAPACYLIIDHIKKCCKIK, translated from the coding sequence ATGAAGCACAAAAAATACTTTATTACTCTTTTACTCAGCATAGTCTGCTCTTATTATGTCTCAGCACAAAATGCGACTAGTTATCTCTCTGAGTATAATATTCCATATAAATCACAGAATAAAGATGTATACGAACAAAGTCGTTGTAAACTAGATATCTATTATCCTAAGAATGTGAAGAACTTTCCTTCTATTGTGTGGTTTCATGGTGGTGGACTTGAAGGTGGTGAGAAATCTTTTCCAAAAGAATTGCTTGATAAAGGCGTTGCAATAATCGCCGTTAATTATCGTCTAAGTCCAAAAGCTACAAATCCTGCATATACAGATGATGCTGCAGCTGCTGTAGCATGGACTTTTAACCACATTCAGCAGTATGGAGGAAATACTAAACAAATATTTGTTTCAGGCCATTCTGCTGGTGGCTATCTTACCTTAATGCTAGGTCTTGACAAAAGTTATCTTGCAAAATATAATATCGATGCAGACAGCGTGTCTGCCTATTTCCCAATTAGTGGTCAAACAACAACACATTATACTATCAGAAAAGAAAGAGGACTACCTCTTGATTTGCCTATTATAGATACCTATTCACCTTCTAATCATGCACGTAAGGATGCTTCACCATTAGTTTTGATTACTGGTGATCGTGATTTGGAAATGTCTGCTCGTTATGAAGAAAATGCTCATCTTGCTGCAGTTTTAAAGGCTTTAGGTAACATGCATACAGAACTGTACGAACTGAAAGGATTTGATCATGGAACAGTTATTGCCCCAGCTTGTTATCTGATTATTGATCACATTAAAAAATGCTGTAAAATAAAATGA
- a CDS encoding acetylornithine carbamoyltransferase: MRHFTNVNDLGDLKAALDEAFEIKKDRFKYVELGRNKTLLMIFFNSSLRTRLSTQKAAMNLGMNVIVLDVNQGAWKLETERGVIMDGDKTEHLLEAIPVMGCYCDIIGVRSFAQFQNKADDYNEVIINQFIKYSGRPVFSMEAATRHPLQSFADLITIEEYKKTARPKVVMTWAPHPRALPQAVPNSFAEWMNATDYDFVITHPEGYELDPKFVGNAKVEYDQMKAFEGADFVYAKNWSGYAGDNYGRVISKDRAWTVSAAHMAVTNNAYFMHCLPVRRNMIVTDDVIESPQSIVIPEAANREISAQVVLKRILKGLE, encoded by the coding sequence ATGAGACATTTTACCAATGTAAATGATTTAGGCGATCTGAAAGCAGCTTTAGATGAAGCTTTTGAGATAAAGAAAGACCGTTTCAAATATGTTGAACTGGGAAGAAATAAAACCCTTCTCATGATATTCTTCAATTCAAGTCTTCGTACTCGTCTCAGTACCCAAAAGGCTGCTATGAATCTGGGAATGAATGTTATTGTGCTCGATGTAAACCAAGGAGCATGGAAACTGGAAACAGAAAGAGGTGTGATTATGGATGGTGACAAGACCGAACACCTTCTTGAAGCTATTCCTGTTATGGGATGCTATTGTGACATTATTGGTGTTCGTTCTTTTGCTCAGTTTCAAAACAAGGCCGATGATTATAACGAAGTAATCATTAATCAGTTTATCAAATATTCCGGTCGACCGGTATTCTCAATGGAAGCTGCTACACGCCACCCATTGCAGAGCTTTGCCGACCTCATAACTATCGAGGAATATAAGAAGACGGCTCGTCCAAAAGTTGTTATGACCTGGGCTCCACATCCTCGTGCACTTCCGCAGGCAGTACCTAATTCTTTTGCCGAATGGATGAATGCTACCGACTATGATTTCGTTATTACTCATCCCGAAGGTTATGAACTTGATCCTAAATTTGTAGGCAATGCCAAAGTAGAGTACGACCAGATGAAAGCCTTCGAAGGTGCCGATTTCGTTTATGCCAAGAACTGGAGTGGCTATGCAGGTGATAACTACGGTCGAGTGATAAGCAAGGACCGCGCATGGACAGTGAGCGCTGCTCACATGGCAGTAACCAACAATGCATATTTTATGCACTGCCTGCCTGTAAGACGAAACATGATCGTAACGGATGATGTAATTGAAAGTCCGCAGTCTATTGTGATACCTGAAGCTGCAAATCGCGAGATTTCAGCGCAAGTAGTACTTAAACGTATTTTAAAAGGGCTTGAATAA
- a CDS encoding glutamate-5-semialdehyde dehydrogenase, with product MDLKDTFQAVQAASRKLARLSDKQINEILLALADEAEAQIPLILAGNQKDLAKMETSNPKYDRLMLTADRIRGIASDIRNVATLPSPLGRVLMQTIRPNGMELTKISVPFGVIGIIYEARPNVSFDVFSLCLKSGNACVLKGGSDADFSNRAIVKVIHSVLEKFAVDTHIVELLPADREATSQLLNAVGYVDLLIPRGSSSLIQFVRQHATIPVIETGAGVCHTYFDEFGDLEKGTAIINNAKTRRVSVCNALDCVIIHEKRLSDLPSLCEPLQKSKVIIYADKEAYRVLDGHYPSELLKSATPESFGTEFLSYAMSVKTVKDINEALEHIYINGSKHSECIVTENMDNAELFTKSVDAACVYTNVSTAFTDGAQFGLGAEIGISTQKLHARGPMGLEEITSYKWIVKGNGQIRQ from the coding sequence ATGGATTTAAAAGATACATTTCAGGCCGTTCAGGCAGCAAGCAGAAAACTTGCCCGACTAAGTGACAAACAGATAAATGAAATATTATTGGCATTGGCTGATGAGGCTGAAGCGCAAATTCCTCTTATCCTTGCAGGAAATCAGAAAGACTTGGCTAAGATGGAGACAAGCAATCCTAAATACGATCGTTTGATGCTTACTGCAGACCGTATAAGAGGAATTGCCAGTGATATTCGTAATGTAGCTACACTTCCTTCTCCACTTGGACGTGTACTTATGCAAACCATCCGCCCTAACGGGATGGAACTAACAAAGATTAGTGTCCCCTTCGGAGTGATAGGTATTATATACGAAGCAAGACCCAATGTGAGCTTTGATGTATTCTCTCTTTGCTTGAAGAGCGGTAATGCCTGTGTTTTGAAAGGTGGTAGCGATGCCGATTTTTCTAACCGAGCTATTGTAAAAGTAATCCATTCTGTTCTCGAGAAGTTTGCTGTAGATACACATATTGTGGAACTTCTTCCCGCTGACAGAGAAGCTACTTCTCAACTTTTGAATGCAGTGGGATATGTTGATTTACTTATACCTCGTGGAAGCAGTAGCTTAATACAGTTCGTTCGTCAGCATGCCACAATTCCTGTTATCGAAACAGGAGCCGGTGTATGTCATACTTATTTCGATGAGTTTGGTGATCTTGAGAAAGGAACTGCTATTATTAATAACGCCAAAACAAGAAGAGTTAGTGTATGCAATGCCTTGGACTGCGTGATTATTCATGAAAAGCGTTTGTCAGATTTGCCATCTCTGTGTGAACCTTTACAGAAAAGTAAGGTTATTATATATGCAGATAAAGAAGCTTATAGGGTATTGGATGGTCATTATCCTTCAGAATTGCTTAAGTCTGCCACACCAGAAAGCTTTGGAACAGAATTTCTTTCGTATGCAATGTCTGTAAAGACTGTAAAAGATATCAATGAAGCTCTTGAACATATTTATATAAACGGTTCAAAGCATAGTGAATGTATAGTGACAGAAAACATGGATAATGCAGAATTGTTCACAAAATCTGTTGATGCCGCATGTGTTTATACCAATGTTTCCACTGCATTTACTGATGGTGCACAGTTCGGTCTAGGGGCTGAAATAGGTATTAGTACACAGAAATTGCATGCTCGCGGCCCAATGGGACTTGAAGAGATTACTTCCTATAAATGGATTGTTAAAGGAAATGGTCAGATAAGACAATAA
- the proB gene encoding glutamate 5-kinase translates to MAYQFTKIAVKIGSNVLTRKDGSLDVTRMSALVDQIAELRKGGVEVILISSGAVASGRSEVRASKKLDSVDQRQLFSAVGQAKLINRYYELFREHKIPVGQVLTTKENFGTRRHYLNQKNCMTVMLENGVIPIVNENDTISVSELMFTDNDELSGLIASMMDAEALIILSNIDGIYNGSPSDPASSVIREVEHGKDLSDYIQTEKSGFGRGGMLTKTNIARKVADEGITVIIANGKKDNILVDLLKKPKTTVCTRFIPSTQEVSSVKKWIAHSEGFAKGELHINEQAARIINTEKAVSILPVGITRIEGEFEKDDIVRIMDHNGKQIGVGKASFDSSEARVMIGKHGLKPIVHYDYLYIE, encoded by the coding sequence ATGGCGTATCAATTTACAAAGATTGCAGTTAAGATAGGCAGTAATGTACTTACTCGTAAGGATGGTTCTCTCGATGTTACCCGTATGTCTGCGTTGGTTGACCAGATAGCAGAACTTCGCAAGGGTGGGGTAGAGGTTATCCTTATATCATCAGGGGCAGTGGCTTCCGGAAGGAGTGAAGTACGTGCTTCAAAGAAACTAGATAGTGTAGATCAGCGTCAGCTTTTCTCGGCAGTGGGGCAAGCTAAGCTGATTAACCGTTATTATGAACTCTTTCGTGAGCATAAAATCCCCGTGGGGCAAGTGCTGACAACTAAAGAAAATTTCGGGACACGACGTCATTACCTGAACCAGAAGAACTGTATGACGGTAATGCTCGAAAACGGAGTAATACCCATCGTAAATGAGAACGATACTATCTCTGTTTCAGAACTTATGTTTACTGATAATGATGAGCTTTCCGGATTAATAGCCAGTATGATGGATGCCGAAGCACTTATTATTCTAAGTAATATTGACGGTATTTATAACGGTTCTCCTTCTGATCCGGCTTCGTCTGTTATCAGAGAAGTAGAGCATGGAAAAGATCTGTCAGATTATATTCAGACTGAGAAGTCGGGCTTTGGTCGTGGCGGTATGCTGACCAAGACTAATATAGCCCGTAAGGTGGCCGATGAAGGAATCACGGTTATTATTGCCAATGGTAAGAAAGACAATATTCTCGTTGATTTATTGAAGAAGCCAAAGACTACAGTCTGCACCCGCTTTATACCTTCCACACAAGAAGTTTCAAGCGTGAAGAAATGGATCGCCCACAGTGAGGGTTTTGCCAAAGGTGAGCTTCATATTAACGAACAAGCAGCCCGGATTATCAATACAGAAAAGGCGGTAAGCATTCTCCCCGTAGGTATCACTCGCATAGAAGGTGAATTTGAGAAAGACGACATAGTGCGCATTATGGATCATAACGGTAAGCAAATAGGAGTGGGAAAAGCTTCTTTTGATTCCTCGGAAGCTAGAGTAATGATCGGTAAACATGGTCTGAAGCCAATTGTGCATTATGACTATCTATATATTGAATAA